In the genome of Desulfobotulus mexicanus, one region contains:
- a CDS encoding response regulator: protein MGLHPQNSFHPEDRLSQQKIFIVEDDARLATLISEYLGQNGYRTQIIPRGDLAIIQISTSKPDLVILDLMLPGQDGLSVCREIRKNYQGPVLILTAREDEMDEVAALEMGADDYVKKPVVPRVLLARIRALFRRNSSGSAPEGGASSLTFGSLHMDLASRSVFLENRPVELSTVEFSLLSFLASHAGEVLSREKILASLRGISYDGLDRSVDMYISRLRKKLGDHGSRPCRIKTVWGEGYLFARDAW from the coding sequence ATGGGCCTACATCCACAAAACTCTTTTCATCCGGAAGACAGGCTTTCACAGCAGAAAATATTTATTGTTGAAGATGATGCCCGGCTTGCCACCCTCATCAGCGAATATCTAGGCCAGAACGGATACAGAACACAGATCATTCCGAGGGGAGATCTTGCCATCATTCAAATCAGCACAAGTAAGCCTGATCTTGTGATTCTGGATCTCATGCTTCCCGGACAGGACGGTTTAAGTGTATGCAGAGAAATAAGAAAGAATTATCAGGGACCTGTTCTTATCCTCACGGCCAGAGAAGATGAAATGGATGAGGTCGCCGCCCTTGAAATGGGTGCAGATGATTATGTTAAAAAACCTGTGGTGCCAAGGGTTCTTCTGGCGCGTATTCGTGCCCTGTTCCGGAGAAACAGCTCCGGCTCTGCCCCGGAAGGAGGAGCCTCATCTCTCACTTTCGGTTCCCTCCACATGGACCTTGCCTCCCGCAGTGTTTTCCTTGAAAACAGGCCTGTTGAGCTCAGCACGGTGGAATTCAGTCTGCTCAGTTTCCTTGCAAGCCATGCAGGTGAAGTCCTCAGTCGGGAAAAAATTCTGGCCAGTCTTCGGGGAATCTCCTATGACGGACTGGACCGTTCCGTGGATATGTATATTTCCCGACTGCGCAAAAAACTGGGAGACCACGGTTCAAGACCCTGCCGCATTAAAACCGTATGGGGTGAGGGCTATCTTTTTGCAAGGGACGCATGGTAG
- a CDS encoding DUF2860 family protein — MPYLKPVLIWTLLILLPPVFVQAEGKPDPAPRFSGMIQTGGAFIQKKSQSDPDKVNRHLHSLNTEGQSFEKYLPLILFDLKFKNSTGTEFYTNTPIESDPGIAAGVSKRYSMGKVDVYGIYTMPGEAWEDPYLTGLPRIKTDIKSYGAGLKLGQIMGSPFGFEYKLRINDIEKDLSGQRIPELKRDGRTHGFELNYTFRNRSCMVTPKIGWILGDFEGKANAYNQLSSGLSFMKMSEKTMYRINLNYSIKNYKAEHPVFSKERQDHLFGIMAMLIRMKPFGYDRFSINLLAGTMLRDSNISFYDEKTYFAGLTLGYSF; from the coding sequence ATGCCATACTTAAAACCAGTACTTATCTGGACACTGCTGATTCTTCTGCCCCCTGTTTTTGTACAGGCTGAAGGGAAACCAGACCCTGCCCCACGGTTTTCAGGTATGATTCAGACAGGTGGCGCTTTTATCCAGAAAAAAAGCCAGTCTGATCCGGATAAAGTAAACCGGCACCTGCATTCATTAAATACAGAGGGACAGTCCTTTGAAAAATACCTGCCCCTTATTCTTTTTGATCTGAAATTCAAAAACTCTACAGGCACAGAATTTTACACAAATACACCCATAGAAAGTGATCCGGGAATTGCAGCTGGAGTTTCAAAACGCTATTCCATGGGTAAAGTGGATGTCTATGGAATTTATACGATGCCGGGTGAAGCCTGGGAAGACCCATATCTTACGGGATTACCCAGAATAAAAACGGATATAAAAAGCTATGGGGCAGGTCTGAAGCTGGGGCAGATTATGGGCTCTCCCTTTGGTTTTGAATATAAACTTCGCATCAATGATATTGAAAAAGACCTTTCTGGCCAAAGGATTCCTGAATTGAAAAGGGATGGCCGAACCCACGGATTTGAACTCAATTACACCTTCAGGAACAGATCCTGCATGGTAACACCAAAAATCGGGTGGATTCTGGGGGATTTTGAAGGCAAAGCCAATGCATACAATCAGCTTAGCAGTGGCTTATCCTTCATGAAAATGAGTGAGAAGACTATGTACAGAATTAATCTGAATTACAGCATAAAAAACTACAAAGCCGAACATCCCGTCTTTTCAAAAGAAAGGCAGGATCATCTTTTTGGCATTATGGCTATGCTCATACGAATGAAACCCTTTGGCTATGACCGCTTCTCCATCAATCTTCTGGCAGGAACCATGCTCCGGGACTCCAACATTAGCTTTTATGATGAAAAAACCTATTTTGCTGGCCTGACCCTAGGCTATAGTTTTTAA